A region from the Mesorhizobium sp. J8 genome encodes:
- a CDS encoding type I secretion system permease/ATPase, whose translation MGTTFGSAQAKVRLVGLILVACVAMFFLFGSGRHASIGAMLVAAAMAGFGCLAMFRARGDMAQDVAKSVVDAAPAGTATRGKPSNRATGRRPAGSARSELAAALASCRSAFVAVGLFSGMLNVLMLAGSLYMLEVYDRVLPSRSLPTLVGISILLVILYCGQGFLDFVRARVLVRIGGALDEALGRRVYTSMLRLPLKAGREGDGLQPMRDLDSVRGFLSGIGPTALFDLPWMPVYLVIIFMFHWVLGVTALFGAFVLVVLTLLAERLTRKPVSSATLSGSRRSGLITAGSRNAEVVAAMGMTGGLAERWNDANLEYIADQRKVSDVAGSFGAVSKVLRMLLQSSMLGIGAWLVIEEQATAGVIIAASILSGRALAPVDLAIANWKGFVGARQGWQRLSRVLAAMPAEAEPMLLPTPTANVMVHGAAIVAPGTQRLLVQDASFAMEAGHGLGIIGPSGSGKSTLVRALVGAWQPVSGRVKLDGADLDQWSSQERGRHIGYLPQDVELFAGTVAENISRFEPDADADAIIAAAKAAGAHELIVGFRQGYETEIGEHGEALSAGQRQRIALARALYRDPFLVVLDEPNSNLDMDGEQALIRAMLGVRERGGIVVIVAHRPNVLTAVDFVLAMNQGRIHDFGPKDEVFAKMFPTLRPVTAAGPALRVAAEGGTPAVANGTEGGN comes from the coding sequence ATGGGCACAACCTTTGGTTCGGCGCAGGCGAAGGTGAGGCTCGTCGGCCTGATCCTCGTCGCTTGCGTTGCCATGTTTTTTCTCTTCGGTTCCGGCCGGCATGCATCGATAGGCGCGATGCTTGTTGCCGCGGCGATGGCTGGCTTCGGTTGCCTGGCAATGTTCCGCGCCCGCGGCGACATGGCGCAAGACGTTGCGAAAAGTGTCGTCGACGCCGCGCCGGCTGGTACCGCGACACGCGGCAAACCGTCGAACAGAGCGACCGGCCGTCGGCCGGCCGGCTCCGCTCGTTCGGAGCTCGCCGCCGCACTCGCCAGCTGCCGGTCAGCCTTCGTCGCGGTCGGCCTGTTCAGCGGCATGCTCAACGTGCTGATGCTGGCGGGCTCGCTCTACATGCTCGAGGTCTATGACCGGGTGCTGCCGAGCCGCAGCCTGCCGACGCTCGTCGGCATTTCGATACTGCTCGTCATCCTCTATTGCGGGCAGGGCTTTCTCGATTTCGTGCGCGCGCGGGTTCTGGTGCGGATCGGCGGCGCCCTCGACGAGGCGCTCGGTCGGCGCGTCTATACCTCGATGCTGAGATTGCCGCTCAAGGCTGGGCGAGAGGGCGACGGCCTGCAGCCGATGCGCGATCTCGACAGCGTGCGCGGCTTCCTGTCCGGCATAGGCCCGACGGCGCTGTTCGACCTGCCATGGATGCCGGTCTATCTGGTCATCATCTTCATGTTCCACTGGGTTCTCGGCGTGACGGCGCTGTTCGGAGCGTTCGTTCTGGTCGTGCTGACCCTGCTTGCCGAGCGGTTGACGCGAAAACCGGTGTCGTCCGCGACCCTCAGCGGGAGCCGGCGTAGCGGGCTGATCACGGCCGGCAGCCGCAATGCGGAAGTCGTTGCCGCCATGGGCATGACCGGCGGGCTTGCCGAACGCTGGAACGATGCCAACCTCGAATACATCGCCGACCAGCGCAAGGTGAGCGACGTTGCCGGCAGCTTCGGCGCGGTATCGAAAGTGCTGCGCATGCTGCTGCAGTCGTCCATGCTCGGCATCGGGGCATGGCTGGTTATTGAGGAGCAGGCGACCGCGGGCGTCATCATCGCGGCTTCCATCCTCAGCGGCCGGGCGCTGGCGCCGGTCGATCTCGCGATCGCCAATTGGAAGGGCTTCGTCGGCGCGCGCCAGGGCTGGCAGCGGTTGAGCCGGGTGCTAGCGGCCATGCCCGCCGAAGCCGAACCGATGCTGCTGCCGACGCCAACCGCCAATGTCATGGTGCACGGTGCCGCCATCGTGGCTCCGGGGACCCAGCGGCTGCTGGTCCAGGATGCCAGCTTCGCCATGGAAGCCGGCCATGGGCTCGGCATCATCGGCCCGAGCGGCTCGGGAAAGTCCACGCTGGTCAGGGCTCTCGTCGGGGCCTGGCAGCCCGTCAGCGGCCGCGTCAAGCTTGACGGCGCCGATCTCGACCAGTGGTCGTCACAAGAGCGCGGCCGCCATATCGGCTACCTGCCGCAGGACGTGGAGCTGTTTGCCGGCACCGTGGCCGAAAATATCTCGCGCTTCGAACCGGATGCCGACGCTGACGCGATCATCGCCGCGGCCAAGGCGGCCGGCGCGCATGAACTGATCGTGGGGTTCCGTCAGGGCTACGAGACCGAGATCGGCGAGCATGGCGAGGCGCTTTCGGCCGGCCAGCGCCAGCGCATCGCGCTCGCCCGCGCGCTCTATCGCGATCCGTTCCTCGTGGTGCTCGACGAGCCGAATTCCAACCTCGACATGGACGGCGAGCAGGCTTTGATCCGGGCCATGCTCGGCGTTCGTGAGCGCGGCGGCATTGTCGTCATCGTCGCCCATCGTCCGAACGTGCTGACCGCCGTCGATTTCGTCCTGGCGATGAACCAGGGGCGCATCCATGACTTCGGGCCGAAGGACGAAGTTTTCGCCAAGATGTTCCCGACGCTGCGGCCCGTAACGGCAGCCGGTCCTGCGCTGAGGGTGGCTGCGGAAGGCGGTACCCCGGCAGTCGCCAACGGAACCGAAGGAGGGAACTGA